The genomic DNA GTCATGACCAGCGGCAACGTTCACGGGATGCCCGCCGACCACGCCCAGCAATATCTTGAGCGCTTGGAACAGAGGACCTTGAAAGGTGGGCCGCAGCCCCCTGATAATGGTGATATGGAAGCCCGCGTAGCCAAGCTCGAAGCCGCAATGGAGTACGTCCAGCGCGACCTCGGCGAGATCAAGACCGACATCCGCGAGATCAAGCGCGATGCACGGACGGACTTTCGCGCCTTGTTTGGTGCCCTAATCGTCGTTGCCTTGGGGCTGGCTGGCATCATGGCTAAGGGCTTCCACTGGCTCTAGACTAGCCCTCCTCCTCTCTCCCCCAGGCCCGCCGCGTGCGGGCTTTTTCATGACTGCTCAATGCTGCTCGCGCAGCTTGGCCAGCATCGCCGCGCGCTGCTCTTCGGTGCCGCCGGCAGCTACGTCTTCCCATGTGCCATCGTCCTTGAAGATGCGGTACGCGACGCAGTTGACCGCGCCTGCCTTGGCGAGCTCAAGCATCCGCTCCAGGTGCTCGACCAGTTCCTTTCCCTCGAAGTAGACCTTCTCGATCGCCATGGCGGTTCCTTTGCGGTTGCGTCGTCAGCACTCTACCCGGTGCAGCGCGCAGCTTCTTCTGCGTCGTCGTAAACGTCATGTTGACATTAATAAACGTGATGTTTAAACTCTGCTCCGTCGCCTACAAGGGCAATGGAGCGAACGATGAACTACGACGAGGCAATCGAAGCGACCGTGACGCGCGAAGAGGCGCTCAGCGAGATCGAGAAACATCACGCATGGCGCTTCACTGAGGCGGTCGCCGAGTTCGATGCGGACTGCGGCAACCGCGCCGCCTACAAGGGTGCCGAAGTCCTGGGCTGGCTGGGGTACTGAGCGATGGCCGAATTCATCGCATTCCTGCTGACCGGCCGCCGTGCCGGCTTCCACGTCGGCCCCCAAGGCTGGGCACGCTTCCGCCGCGGCCACCTGGTCGACGCTTCGCCGGCGGTCTGGAACGCCTACAAGCTGCGCGCCGCGCATCTCGACCAGGTGGGGTACTGAGATGCTCGACCTCATCCTCTCGTCCCGCCTGTTCGGCTGGTTCTTCGGCGACATGCACGGCCGCGACGAGCGCGGCGATGCGGGCATCGGTCGCCGATTCATCTCGGCGTCCGCCCTTGCGACGTTGACCGCATGTGGTGGTGGTGGCGGCGGATCTGGTGCGCCGATGCTCCCGACTCCCGTCGCTGGAACTCCAGCATCGTCAGCGCCGCCACCAGCGCCGCGCGACTGCAGCATCGAGCTCTACGGAGACAGCATCCTGCACGGCATGGCTGTCGGCTTGAACCGCCTTCAGGAGCCGCCTGCCGCGGCGCTCCAACGCCTACGCCCGGCCTACACGGTGATCGACCACTCCGTACCAGGCGCGACGGCGACCGCGATCGCCGCAGCCTTCGGCAACCAACAGCGCACCGGCCGGCTGATCGTGCTCGAGCCCGGCGTGAACGACATCAACGCTGGCCTGCCGGTGGACGCGCCCTACCGCAACATGATCGCGATCACCAAGGGTGAAGGACGGATCGCGATCGTCACCGGTCTGAGCCGGCTAGAGAACCCACCGGCTGCCTGGGCCGGCTACGCCGAGACAATCCGCGCGATCGCTGCCGAGCAAAGCGTGGCCTACGCGAACTGGCCGGAGGTCGAAGGTAGCACCGTCGACGGCACACATCCGGACCAAGCGTTTTCGACAGCCTTGGTCGAACAGCTGGCGCTCACCCTTGATCGTGCTGCGCCGGATTGTGCGCAATGAGCGAACCGATCAAGGACTACGCGGTGGCCGTTGCCATCGCTACAAGCATCTTGTCACTTCCCAAACACCGCTCGCTAGAAAGGGATGTCGTCATCCATGTCGTCGAAGCCCGACGACGATTTGACCTTCGGGTCCGTCTTAGGCCACTTAGGCAAGGCGCTTGCTTCGACCTCACCGGCGGCAACAGCTTGGAACGCCGCCCAGTGCGCCCGCAACCGATCGAACAGGAAAGATTCTTCGCGGACGGTCCAAGTCCATTCCTTGTTGGACTTGGAGTAGCCACCGCGCCAAAGGTAGCCGCACTCCTTCACGAGTTTCCAAATGAGCTGCTCGTCATGGGTGAGCAGCTCAGGGTATGCCAACGCGAGTTTTGCGAAGCGATCCGAGTCATCAACGTCCCAGAGGTTTTCACTTTGGCTCATCACGGTGGTGACGCCTTCGTCCCACTCCCGGATCGGGAACCGATTCAAGGTGTCCTCGATAGCCCACTCGATGAAGCTCGACAAGGTGCGCCTCTGTTTTCGCGCAGCCAGCTCCGCCAGGTAACGCAACTTGGGATCCAGCCGCACCGTCACCGTCTCGCTTCTAGACAGCTTGCCGCCCGCCCCCTTGCGTTTTTCGACCATGCCCGCTCCGGTATGTAAGAAAACTCATTCTAGACGCAAACACTACAACAGCGAACAAAAACAGCTTGTGCTAACTGTTAACACGTTCTATATTTCCGAACACATAGAAAGGGGTTGATTACATGTCCACAACCGATGCGCCGCCACCAAACGCGACGCCGATCCGCCTTCCCAGTGAGCTCAAGGATTGGTTGAAACACCAAGCAATCGACAATCGCCGAACGCTGTCCAATGAGATCGTCTTTCGCCTCGACCATTCGCGCGACCAGCAGCTTGCACAGCACGAGGAACAGAAATGAGCAACGTAATCCCTTTCGATTTCGAGGGCTCGTCGATCCGTTTGCTGGATCTGGAGGGCTCGCCCTGGTTCGTCGCCATGGAGATCGCAGCCGTGCTCGACTACTCCGACGCGTTCGAAATGACCAAGCGCTTGGACGATGACGAAAAGCAAAACCGGCAAATTGCCGGTTTGGGTTCGCCATCCGGCGGGCGAGGCATTACCCTCATCAACGAGTCTGGCCTGTACTCCGCAATCCTTGGTAGCCGCAAGCCCGAGGCGGCGAAGTTCAAGAAGTGGGTCACAGCCGAAGTGCTGCCTTCGATCCGCAAGACCGGCAGCTACACCGCACCCAAGGCGGCGCCGTCGCCTGTCCGTCTGGCCTACGACGCTGCCAAGGCATTTCCGCCGCTGTTCCGCGTCGCCCGCCTGCTCGGCTGCGACAAGAACGCCGCGGCGATTAGCGCCAACCAGATGGTGAGGCAACTCACCGACGTGAACCTCATGGCTGGCCTCGGCCAGATCCACCTCGTTGCGGAGAAGCAGGACACGCAGTTCTTCACGCCGACCGAGTTGGGCAAGCGCATCAGCACCAGCGCCCGCGGCGTGAACCTGCTTCTGGCCGAGTCCGGCATGCAGATGAAGTGCGGCGACACCTGGGAGGCGACCGAAGCCGGCATGGAGTTCTGCCGGATCTACGACACCGGCAAGCGCCACGGGAGCGGCGTGCCGGTGCAGCAGATCAAGTGGTCGCCGAGTGTGCTGCCGCTGCTGGGCTGCGAGAAGGAGGCCGCTTGAAGCGCCTCGCCGTCAACACGGTGCTGTTGCCGCTGTTCCTACTCGCACAGCTGCGCGCGCTCTGGAGGGCGGCGTGAAGTCAGACCTTGGCCTGGCGCACGCCCTTTACGCCCCTAGATTCCAGGAATCGGTATCGAGCCTCTTTGGCGGCCTCCGCCGCCCTGCGCAAGCGATCTGTGAGCTCTTTGGACATCTGCCCTCCGTTGGAGGCCTTTTGTTCTGCGGCCTCTTTAAAGGCATCGAACAACAGCACGCGCTCTTCGTCGTTCACGACCTTAAATTTCTCTCGGTCCGCGCGTTCAAGCATGGCCTCTGCCATCTCCGCCAGGGAGATCAATTCGAGCTTCAGGAAGTCGGCCTGCACGGCCTGGTGCGCAGCATCGAGCTGGGCCGCCGTCAGCGCCATTGTGAGATCCGGGCCTTCGGTGAAGCTGCGATCGAGCCGCTCAACGATCTCGGCGGTGAGCGAACGCTTGTTGCTCACCGCCGCTGCATCAAGCTTGTCCTTCATCTCCGCAGACATCCGCAAATTCACTTGGGGGTCGTTTCTAGCCATGCATGGATTATTGCAGCACCGTGCTTGCAATCAATGAAGCACCGTACTACAATAAGCACCGTGCTTTACTAAAAGGAACCAAATGGCACGCAACGACGAGCAGGCGAATCTTCGCTTGCCGAAGGATTTGAAAGATTGGCTGGTGCAGCAAGCGAGCGTGAATCGCCGCAGCCTGACCAGCGAAGTGATTGTGCGGCTGGAGGCGTCTCGCGCGGCGAGTGCACCAGCGGCACAAAAGGTGACGGCGAAGTGATTGAGCCCACTTCGCCGTCTATGAAAACCCACCCCAGTCAAAAGGTAAGGACTTCACATGCCAAAGGTTAGCACGCGCCTACGTACCGGCGCAACCATACCCCCGCAGGCCACCATCATGAGCGCCGTCGCCACCAAGCCCCAGGGCAACGGCGAAAAGCTGGCCCCGCAATCACTCCCATTCGCCGAGCTTCTGGAATGCATGCGGCTCGATCTGCGCGCGGCCGACGGCTTGATTGAAGCCGCCTACGATGCTTCCGAGGAAGGCAGTTCTGTCGAGATCCTGCTGGACATGATCAACCACTCGATGTTTCCCGAGGTGCTGCATCCGTTGATAAAGGAGGGCGCCCCTACACGAGCGGAGGCTGAACGGATCCAGTTGGAGCTGTTCCAGCCATTGGCCGCGTTGGACGGAGCGATCTGCCTCGCGCGCGGTTCGATCCTCGAGCACCATCTGCGCGAAGCATACGGACTGATCGATGGCGTGCAGGATGAGCTCGACAGCTGCAGCGACTTCATGCGCTTGTTGCCCGAGACAACGCACGAACAGCCGCGCAAGGCCGACTTCGACATCGACGATACCCCGGAGGCTCGCAGAGATCTTGCCTGCGATGCCAACTACGAGATTTCCAAACTGGCGGAAGCAGTGAAACGCCTGATGGACGGTGAAGAAGACCGGCCCATCTTCAACGGCATCATGGGTCGCATCGAGTTGCTGTCTGAGCTGGTCCATCACGTCATGTGTCTCGCCGGCGGCTCGGACGAAGAGATGGGCCGACCGCCGCTGCGGAGCCTGCGCGCCTGGTACGAAGGGCGACCGTCATGAACACCGTGGCCGCTCGCAAGCGCGTGCTGCGCCTGGTGCCCAAGCCGAACGGCGTGATCGACGCCGACATGGTGGCCTTCACTGTCATGGAGCACATCGACACGATGTATCCGGCGATGTGGCTGGCAGTGCCGAAGGCGGCCCGCGTGAGCATCCGGAATACCATCGTCCGCGCCGTCATGGCGGAAGCGGGGAAGACCTGAAATGCTGCTGAGCGAAGACGAGGTCAAGGCGATCATGAGGCGGGCGTTACCACGGACGAAACCAAGCCAGGCCTACCTTCAGTTCGCGGCCGACATCGAGGCCGCCGTGCTGGCCAAGCAGCCGATTCGGCACGCGGGGCCCGATCTCGACGATGCCGATCTGCTGCACATCACGCGAAAGAGACAGCCGGCGGCGCAGGCGCGTTTTCTTGAGCGCATGGGCGTGCCCTACACGCGGCGCGGCGACGGCTCGCTGCTGGTCGGCCGGGCCGCGATGGAAAAGGCGATGGGCGGCGACCAACCGCCAGCCGCCGAGCCCGTCGACGCTGGCATCAGATGGAAGGTCAACCCATGATGCGCTGGGTCACCATCGAAAAAGCAGCAGAAGAGACTGGCCTCCCGGCCTCGTTCTTTCACGAGCGCACTGGCGTGTCGGGTGTCTGGCCTGAGGGCAAGGTCTGGAAATGGTTCGACGGCCGCAAGCTCGTGGACCTGGAAGCGCTGTACGATTTCATCGACAAGCGTCCCAGCATCCAGAGCAACCGCGGCCGCAAGCGGGCCGAGCCCCCATGCCAAAACCAGCCCCAGCATCAACCGGCGTAATCGTCCGCGACGCCCACCTTCAGATCGATCTGCGCCGGCATGGCTTCGGCAAAGAACGCCTCGAGCTGGCGCCGACGCCGACGAACATCCGCTACGCCGAGAAGCTGCGCAACGAAATCCTGGGCAAGATCGAGCGCGGCACCTTCGCCCTGGCCGACTACTTCCCCGACAGCCCGCGCGCCAAGACCGATGCGCCGAGCATGACCTTCGCCGAGCTGGCGATCGAGTGGATGAAGATCAAGCGGCCCACCGTGCAGCACAGCACAGCCCACCACTACGACCAGACCGTCAACAGCCTGCACTTCGCCAGCGTCCGCAGCACGCGCATGGCCGACTTCGACTATCGCAGGCTGATGGCGCTGCTCGCTGGCCTGCCGGCAAACGCCAAGACCTTCAACAACGTGGCGTCGGTGCTGAAGCAGATGCTGACCTACGCACACAAGGCGAAACTGCTGCGGGAGCCGTTGCACGAGCATGTCGAGATGCGGCGAGCGCAACACCCAGGGCCGGATCCGTTTTCGCTGGACGAGGCGGGCGTGCTACTGGCCAAGCTCAAGGGCGACCGCGCGCGCAGCTACTACGAGTTCGCCTTCTTCACGGGCCTGCGGCCCTCCGAGCAGATCGCGCTGCGCTGGTCCAACGTCGACCTGCGCGCCGGCACCGTGCTGGTGGACACAGCGCTCACCCGCGGCAAGGAAAAGGGGACGAAGACCGGCGAAACGCGCACCCTGGAGCTCACCAGCCGCGCGCGCGTCGCGCTGGAGCGCCAGCGGCCGATCACGCAGCTTGCCGGTGCCCATGTGTTCGTCAACGATGCTGGCTCGGCCTTCGAATCCACGGACGGCCCGCTCGACGACTGGTGGAAGCCCGCGATGAAGCTGTCGGGCCTTCGCCAACGCGATGCGCGGCAGACCCGCCACACCTACGCCACGACTTGCCTCATGGCCGGCATCGCGCCTGGCTGGGTAGCGCGGCAGCTCGGGCACGCGCCGGAGATGTTCTTCCGCGTCTACAGTCGTTGGATCGAGGGTGCCGACAAGGGCGCCGAGCGGCGCAAGCTCGATGCATTTCTCGGCGCGGCGCAGACAGCGGAAACCGGGACAAAAACCGGGACAGCGGGGCCGAATTCAACGTAGTTCTGCAGAGCCCACAGAGGGGCGTGCTTCACTGGGAATCTGTCGATTTCGGCCTATTTAGGCCTGTACCAGGTTCGATTCCTGTCGAGGGCACCACAGACGGCCCTCATCCGCCCTTCAACGCCTCGATCACCTCCCGCGTGAACTGCGCGACCCGTTCCATGTCATCGCGCGGCGTCCATGCGGGCCCCAGGCGCACGATGACCAGATCCTTCGACGGAATGATCACCACGTACTGCCCGTTGCTGCCTCGCGCCATGAACGCATCGGCCGGCATGCCGTGCCGGATGCGGTAGCGGGCCCCTGCGCCCGGGCCGCGGTTGGTCCAGAAGCCTGCGCCGTAGCCGAAGTCCTCCGATCCGGATGTCGGCGCGGCCGAGTCGTCGACCCAGCCGGCCGGCAGGATGCGCTGCCCGCCGACCACGCCGTCGTGGAGATAGAGCAGACCGAAGCGCGCCCAGTCGCGCGCCGAGGCCCACATGTGGCTCGCGCCGATCGGCGTTCCGGCCGCGTCGAATTCGAGCGTCACGTGCTGCATCCCGAGTTTGTCGAACAGTTCGCGGCGGGCGAAGCCGAGCGTGGCCGCGGCCGTGCCGCCGGCCTGGTCGCGCACGATGCGCGACAGCAGCTGTGTGTTCGCGTTGGTGTAGTTCCAGTGCGTGCCCGGCGGATACGCCAGCGGTGCGCGCTGCGCCATCGCCGCCGTGTCGGCATCGACGAAAATCATCTGCGCCGAGGGGTCGAATGCGGTGAGCACGCTCGAAGTGAGGGACTGCCCCATGTCCAGCCCGCTGTTCATGCGCAGCAACTGGTCGATCGTGATGGCATGGCGCGGGTCCCGGGGATCGGCCCAGGCCATGATCGGCGCGGGGGCGTGGATGTCGAGCTTGCCTTGCCGCACCAGGATGCCGATCAGTGCGTTCGTCACCGACTTGGTCGCGGACCAGCCGGTCAGCGGCGTGTCCACGCCGACATCGGAAGCGTAGCGCTCCGCGACGATCCGATCCTTGTGAATCACCACCACGGCCTGGGTGAAACGGTGCGGCGCCTGCGTCGTTTCGTCGAACGCATGATCGAGCGCCGCGACCAGCGCGGGCTCGGCGGGTTGAACGGGCGCTGCGCCGGCGATGGCGCCGAGCAGCGGTGGCGTCGCCTCCGACTGCGCGGGCGGCGAGAGCTCGCTGGCCGATGCGCGACCGGTCGCGTTGACGCATCCGAACTGCGGCCGGTAGACCGCGCGGCTCTCGGCCAACCCTGCGAAGGTCGCCCGCACTTCGCCGTGCTCGCGGTCGACGGTGAAGCGCGTGAGGAACGCGACCGGCCCGGCGAGCGGTTCGATCGCATCGCGGTAGTAGCGGTCGGGACTCCTGCCGGCAACGAACACCGCAGAACAGAGCTGATGGCTGAGATAGCCGCTGATGACCGGTGCCGCCCGGCCCGGCGAGAAATGACCGCAGGCGGTCAGCACGGCGGCGGCAAGGATCGAAGCGGCGATGGGAAGACGTGGCATGGGCGGTTCAGTTCAGAAGTGGCAGCCGGGATGGGCCTCGCCACTTTCTGCGCTGCGGCGCCTGCGATCTCGCCGAATCCTGCGTCCGGCTAGCCGATTTCGGATTCGGCGAGGCCCGGGGGCGATGGCGCGACCGATGTCGCAGTGCCTTGCCGCCGAAACTCGGTGGGCGTCATGCGGGTGTCGGCCTTGAACGCACGGTTGAAGGGCCCGAGCGACTGGAAGCCGGCATCCATCGCGATCGTCAGGATCGGCGTGTCGGCCTGTTCCGGGTCCGCGAGCCAGCGGCGCGCGTCGGCCAGGCGGTAGGTGTTCAGGAAGGCGCTGAAATTGCGGTGGCCCAGGCCCCGGTTGATCAGGCGCCGCAACTTGTGCTCGGGCAAGGCCATGCGCTCGGCGAGTGCGCCGATCGTCAGGTTCGCCTCGCGATAGACATGGTCAACCGCCATGAGCGCCTCGAGCGCGGCGACCTGCCGAGCGTCGGGCGCCGGCGCCGTGTCGGCGACCG from Variovorax sp. PBL-E5 includes the following:
- a CDS encoding DUF4224 domain-containing protein; amino-acid sequence: MLLSEDEVKAIMRRALPRTKPSQAYLQFAADIEAAVLAKQPIRHAGPDLDDADLLHITRKRQPAAQARFLERMGVPYTRRGDGSLLVGRAAMEKAMGGDQPPAAEPVDAGIRWKVNP
- a CDS encoding Arc family DNA-binding protein; translated protein: MARNDPQVNLRMSAEMKDKLDAAAVSNKRSLTAEIVERLDRSFTEGPDLTMALTAAQLDAAHQAVQADFLKLELISLAEMAEAMLERADREKFKVVNDEERVLLFDAFKEAAEQKASNGGQMSKELTDRLRRAAEAAKEARYRFLESRGVKGVRQAKV
- a CDS encoding tyrosine-type recombinase/integrase, translated to MPKPAPASTGVIVRDAHLQIDLRRHGFGKERLELAPTPTNIRYAEKLRNEILGKIERGTFALADYFPDSPRAKTDAPSMTFAELAIEWMKIKRPTVQHSTAHHYDQTVNSLHFASVRSTRMADFDYRRLMALLAGLPANAKTFNNVASVLKQMLTYAHKAKLLREPLHEHVEMRRAQHPGPDPFSLDEAGVLLAKLKGDRARSYYEFAFFTGLRPSEQIALRWSNVDLRAGTVLVDTALTRGKEKGTKTGETRTLELTSRARVALERQRPITQLAGAHVFVNDAGSAFESTDGPLDDWWKPAMKLSGLRQRDARQTRHTYATTCLMAGIAPGWVARQLGHAPEMFFRVYSRWIEGADKGAERRKLDAFLGAAQTAETGTKTGTAGPNST
- a CDS encoding BRO-N domain-containing protein, giving the protein MSNVIPFDFEGSSIRLLDLEGSPWFVAMEIAAVLDYSDAFEMTKRLDDDEKQNRQIAGLGSPSGGRGITLINESGLYSAILGSRKPEAAKFKKWVTAEVLPSIRKTGSYTAPKAAPSPVRLAYDAAKAFPPLFRVARLLGCDKNAAAISANQMVRQLTDVNLMAGLGQIHLVAEKQDTQFFTPTELGKRISTSARGVNLLLAESGMQMKCGDTWEATEAGMEFCRIYDTGKRHGSGVPVQQIKWSPSVLPLLGCEKEAA
- a CDS encoding serine hydrolase domain-containing protein — translated: MPRLPIAASILAAAVLTACGHFSPGRAAPVISGYLSHQLCSAVFVAGRSPDRYYRDAIEPLAGPVAFLTRFTVDREHGEVRATFAGLAESRAVYRPQFGCVNATGRASASELSPPAQSEATPPLLGAIAGAAPVQPAEPALVAALDHAFDETTQAPHRFTQAVVVIHKDRIVAERYASDVGVDTPLTGWSATKSVTNALIGILVRQGKLDIHAPAPIMAWADPRDPRHAITIDQLLRMNSGLDMGQSLTSSVLTAFDPSAQMIFVDADTAAMAQRAPLAYPPGTHWNYTNANTQLLSRIVRDQAGGTAAATLGFARRELFDKLGMQHVTLEFDAAGTPIGASHMWASARDWARFGLLYLHDGVVGGQRILPAGWVDDSAAPTSGSEDFGYGAGFWTNRGPGAGARYRIRHGMPADAFMARGSNGQYVVIIPSKDLVIVRLGPAWTPRDDMERVAQFTREVIEALKGG
- a CDS encoding SGNH/GDSL hydrolase family protein; this encodes MLDLILSSRLFGWFFGDMHGRDERGDAGIGRRFISASALATLTACGGGGGGSGAPMLPTPVAGTPASSAPPPAPRDCSIELYGDSILHGMAVGLNRLQEPPAAALQRLRPAYTVIDHSVPGATATAIAAAFGNQQRTGRLIVLEPGVNDINAGLPVDAPYRNMIAITKGEGRIAIVTGLSRLENPPAAWAGYAETIRAIAAEQSVAYANWPEVEGSTVDGTHPDQAFSTALVEQLALTLDRAAPDCAQ
- a CDS encoding Arc family DNA-binding protein codes for the protein MARNDEQANLRLPKDLKDWLVQQASVNRRSLTSEVIVRLEASRAASAPAAQKVTAK